The genomic region ATCACCCGGTCGGACCTTCTCGTCATCAATAAGAAGGATCTGGCGCCCTATGTCGGCGCCGATCTCGAGGTGATGGACCGGGATGCGACGCGCATGCGCGCAAGCCGCCCCTTCGTCTTCTCCGACATGAAGCGCGGCGACGGCGTCAGCTCGATCGTCAGCTTCCTCAGGGAGCAGGGTGGGCTCTGACGATCCGACCTGCCGCCGCGGACCGACGCCGCGCATGGCGGCGAGAACGGCAAAATGAAACGGGCCGGGAGATCGCTCCCGGCCCGTTTCATTTTCGGGGCTTTGCTTATTCCGCCGCAAACGGCGGCAGGCGCAGCACGTTGGTGTCGTTGCCTTTGGTGTTCTTGCGCTTGCTTTCCGGCGTTTCGATTGCGGTCAGACGCTCCTCCAGCGAGTCGATGTCTTCGCGGTTTTCGCGGGTGACACGGGTGAGATCCTCGCGCGACAGCGGCAGCTCCTCCTCGTCTTTCCGGCCGACCAGGCGACCGAACATCCAGCCGAGCAGGCGGGACAGATCGTCCATGATCAGGAAGAAGGACGGCACGACGACGAGCGAGAGCACCGTCGAGACGATGATGCCGCCGATCACCGCGATCGCCATCGGCGCGCGGAACGAGCCGCCTTCGCCGACGCCGAGCGCGGACGGCAGCATGCCTGCCGACATGGCGATCGAAGTCATGATGATCGGCCGGGCACGCTTTCGGCCGGCTTCGACCATGGCCTCGACGCGGGCCATGCCCTGATGGCGCATCTCGATCGCGAAATCGACGAGCAGGATGGCGTTCTTGGTGACGACACCCATCAGCATCAGGATGCCGATCATCACAGGCATCGACAGCGGATTGCTGGTGATGATCAGCGCCGCCGCGACGCCGCCGATGGCGAGCGGCAGCGAGAGCAGGATGGTGAAGGGCTGAATCACGTCCTTGAAGAGCAGGATCAGCACCGTCAGCACCAGCAGCAGGCCCATCAGCATGGCGTTGACGAAGCTCTGCTGCATCTCGGACTGCACCTTGGTGTCGCCGCTTTCGGCAAGATGCACCGTGGCCGGGATATTGGCCGCCTTGACGATCTCGCGGAAGCGGGCCGAAGCCGTGTCGAGGGCTACGCCCTGCGGCAGATCGGAGCCGATCGCCACGACGCGGTAGCGGTTGTTGCGCTTGATCGAGCTTACGCCTTCCGAGTAGTCGATATTGGCGACGCTTGCGAGCGGAACGGTGCCGCCGCTGGCGGTCTGGATCTTCAATGCGCGGATGGCAGAGAGATCGCGGCGCATGTCGACTGCCGCCTGGACCCGGATCGGGATCTGGCGATCGTCGAGCGAGATCTTGGCAAGGGCCGCATCGACATCGCCGATGGTGGCGACACGGATCGTCTCGGAGATCTGCTGCGGCGTGATGCCGAGGCGTGCGGCCTCATCCTTGCGTGGATAGACCTGCAGTTCCGGACGGGGCAGGGCGCCGTCGGCGCTGACATTGGCAAGCAGCGGATCGGCGCGGAGCTTGGATTCCAGGATGCCGACGGCGTCGTTCAGGTCCTTCTCGTTCTTGGAGAGGAAGTTGAAGGAGAGGTCGCGTTCGCCGCGGTCGTTGAGCTTCAGGATATGGACGTCGGGAATGTCGCGTAGCTTGGCGAAGACTTCCTTTTCGATATCCCATTGCGGACGTTCACGGCCGTGGACTTCCACCTTTGGCAGCATCGGGCCGATGAGGGGGATGCGGCCGAGCCCGTCATTGACCATCTTCTTGATCAGCGATTGGTCGAGCTTGTGGAGGGCGAGCGTAATGGTTGCGCGGCGCAGTTCGAGATCGCCCTTCGGCGATGCGCCGCCGAGGACGAAGACGCTTTCGACGCCGTTGATATCCTTGACCCTTTCATAGATCGCATCGGTCGTCTTCTCAGTATCGTCAAGGCGTGCATTGGGCGGCAGCTCAACGGAGAGCACGATGCGCGAGGCATCTTCCGGCGGCAGGAAGCTGCCGGGCACGAACATGAACAGCGAGATGACCGAACCTACCGTGAAGACGAAGGCGACGATCAGGGTCGTATAACGCCAATACCACTTGCGGGTCGTGCCTGTGACGAGGCGCGTATAGCCCTTCATCAGCAGGCCGTCATTGTCGTGATGATCGTCGACGCCGTCTTCCGCACGCATCAGATAGGCGGCCATCATCGGGGTGATGAGGCGTGCGACCATCAGCGAGAAGAAGACGGAGAAGGCGACGGTCAGGCCGAACTGGATGAAATACTGGCCCGGAATGCCCGGCATGAAGGAAACCGGCACGAAGACGGCGATGATGGTGAAGGTGGTGGCGATGACGGCAAGGCCGATTTCATCCGCCGCCTCGATCGCTGCCCGATAGGGCGTCTTGCCCATCTTGATATGGCGGGCGATGTTCTCGATTTCGACGATCGCGTCGTCGACCAGGATGCCGGTCGCGAGCGTCAAGGCGAGGAAGCTGACGAGGTTCAGCGAGAAGCCCATCATGTCCATGACCCAGAAGGTCGGGATCGCCGACAGCGGCAGGGCGATGGCCGAGATCAGCGTCGCGCGCCAGTTCCGCAGGAACAGAAGGACGACGATGACGGCGAGCAGCGCGCCTTCGAGCAGTGTATGGATAGCGGCTTCGTAGTTGCCATAGGTGAAATAGACCGAATCGTCGATCAGTTCGATCTTTACGTTCGGGTTTTCGCTGCGAACCTTGTCGAGGCTCTGCGCCACGGTTTCGGCGACGCTGACTTCGCTGGCACCCTTCGAGCGGAAGACGCCGAAGGTGACGACAGGCGTATCGTTGAAGCGCGAGAAGGATTTCGGCTCTTCATAAGTGTCCTTGATGACACCGAGATCGGACAGCTTGACGAAGCGGCCGTTCGGCAGCGCAATCGTGGTGTCTGCGAGCTCGGCGACATTGCGTGCATCGCCCAGAACACGGATCGCCTGTTCGCTGCCGGCCACCTGGCCGCGGCCGGAGCCGAGGTCGATGTTGGTGCCGCGCAGCTGCTGGTTGACGCTGGCCGCGGTGATGCCATAGGCATCGAGCTTGCCGGGGGTGAGTTCGATGCGCACCTCGCGCTCGGCGCCGCCGTACCGGTCGACGCGGCCGATGCCGGCCTGTCCCTGCAGCGATCGCTTGACGGTATCGTCGACGAACCAGGAAAGTTCTTCCAGCGACATGTCGGGCGAGGACACGGCGAAGGTCTGGATCGCCTGGCCCTCGACATCGACCTTGGTGACAATAGGCGTTTCAGCCGTCGCCGGCAGATCGCTGCGGATGCGGTCGATCGCATCCTTGACGTCCTGCACGGCCTGTTCCGTCGGCACTTCCATGCGGAACATGACGTTGGTCTGCGAGCTGCCGTCGGTCACCGTCGACTGGATTTCGTCGATGCCGGTAATCGAGGCGATCGCGTCCTCGATCTCTTTCGTCACCTGCATTTCGAGTTCGGCGGGCGAAGCGCCGCTCTGCGTCACGCTGATCGAAACGAGGGGAACGTCGATGTTCGGGAAGCGCGTGATCGGCAGCTTGTTGAAGGACTGCATGCCGATGAATATCAACAGGCAGAAGGCCAGCAGCGGCGCGATCGGGTTTCGAATGGACCAGGCTGAAAAATTCATCGGATGGTCTCTTTAGTTGGAAGCCGGGGGCTGTTCACGCACCGGCGTGATGTGGTCGCCGTCACGGACATAAGCGCCCGCCTTGGCCACGACCTCGTCGCCGCTCTTCAATCCATCGACGATTTCGACATAGGCGCCGTCCTGGATGCCGGTCTCGACCTTGGCGAATTTCACTACGCCATCCTCCACCTTGCGGGCCGACGAGCCTTCGTTGCCTGTCAGTACGGCGGTCAGGGGAAGCGATACGCCCTCCGTCTCGCGAACGATGATCTCGGCGCTGCCATACATGCCGGAACGCGCCTTGCTGTCGTCGTCGATGGAGATATGGACGAGGCCGAGGCGGGTGGTGGGATCGACGGTCGGCGACACCAGGCGCACGGCGCCGGACAGCTTCTCGCGGCTGCCGGACAGCGAAATCGTCGCCTTCTGGCCGGCCACGACCCTGACGATGTCGCTTTCGGCGACCTCGGCGACAAGCTCGACATCGCCGTCGCGGATGAGGGTGAACAGCGGATCGCCGTTGCCGGCGGCAATGGCGCCGACCTTGGCGTTCTTCGCCGAGACCGTGCCGGCCACCGGCGTCTTTACATCGGTGCGCGCCAGCTTCAGATCCGCATCGGCGATCTGGCTGTCGAAGACCTTGAGATCGGCTTCGGCGACCTCGATCGCCTGTTCGGCGGAGACGACGCGGGCATTGGCGGCGGCGGCCGTTGCATCGGCCTGCTCGACCTGGGCGGTGGAAACCGTGCCCTTCTTGACCATTTCCTGGGCGCGGGCCTGCTGCTGCCTTGCCTGTTCGGCATTGGCCTGCGCCTCGATGAGCTGGGCGCGCAACTGGGCGAGGCTTGCCTCGCCCTTGGCTTTCGTCGCCATCATCTGGCTCTTCTCCAGCACCAGCGCGTCATCGTTGAGCGTCGCCAAGGTGCTTTCCGCCTCAACCTTGTCGCCGATATCGGCCTTCAGCGTGCGGATCGACAGACCTTCCACCTGCGGCTGAATATAAACTTCCTCGACAGGCTTGATCGTTCCCGTGCCGATGACCCGGTCGACGAGTGTCCGATTCACAGCCTTTGTGACGACGATCGCCGGCAGGTTCTGCTGCGGTTTTTCGACCGGCTTTTCCTGCGAAAATGCGGTGGATGCAGCGAGAGCCGCTGCAAAAAGGGTAACGGCGCCTAGAATTCCAATCGGCTTGCGTGCCATGCGTCTTCGTCCAATCTTGTAACAAGCTTAGCCGAACTCGCGCGTCTGCCACTCAGCTCGCGATTAGGCCACTGCCTTCCTGCATTCTCAGGGGTATCCGCACATCATTGCCGTCTTCGTCCCTCGCCGGCAAATCGGCTCTTAGTTGGTATCGATTTGCTCGATATGCAAGCCCGGCGGAAAACAATTCCCCATGAACCGATAATAATTACCATCGAAACCTGAATCAATCACCGGAGGGTTATGCGAACATGACGATGATTGATCCTGCTTCTTCCCCATGACGTTTGACACCCAATAAGTGCGACAGCTGCAAGGCGTTTTTTTCATCGGCGCGGAAAAAAGAAACGCGCGGGGAGATCTCCCGCGCGTTTCGCTTCGCATTGTTTGCCGCGATTATTTGGACGCGGCGTCGGTGATGTCGTGCGTCCAGGCGCCGGAGGGCTCCTTGCTGATGATCTTCTGGTCGAGAAGCGCCTTTGCCGTGCGGGCATAGAGCGCTTCGTCCAGCTTGCCGGAGCCGTCGCCGACGAGCTTGGCGACTTCGCCCATCATGCGCTTCTGGTGGTTCTCGTCCTGGCCGCCATTGTCCATGACGATCTCGGCGGCTTCGTCGGGGTTTTCGGTCGCGTACTTCCAGCCCTTCATCGAGGCGCGGACGAATTTGACCATCTTCTCCTTGAAGGCCGGGTCCTTCAGCTTGTCTTCCATCGCGTAAAGGCCGTCTTCCAAGAGGTCGTTGCCCATCTCGGTATAGTTGAAGACCGTCAGCTCCTCCGGCTTGAAGCCGGCATCGATCGCCTGCCAGTATTCATTATAGGTCATGACGGAGATGCAGTCGGCCTGCTTCTGGACGAGCGGCTGCACGTCGAAGCTCTGCTTCAGCACGGTGACGCCGTTCGCGCCGCCTTCGGTGGAGAGGCCGAGCTTGTTCATCCAGGCGAAGAAGGGATATTCGTTGCCGAAGAACCAGACGCCGAGCGTATGGCCCTTGAAGTCGGCTTCGGTCTTGACCGGGCCATCCTTGCGGCAAATCATTTCCAGGCCCGATTTCTGGTAGGGCTGGGCGATGTTGACGAGCGGAACGCCCTTTTCGCGGGCAACCAGGGCGCCGCCCATCCAATCGACGATGACATCGGCGCCGCCGCCGGCGATCACCTGCTCGGGGGCGATATCGGGGCCGCCCGGCTTGATATCGACGTCGAGACCTTCTTCCTTATAGAAGCCCTTGTCCTTGGCGACGTAATAACCGCCGAACTGGCTCTGCGTGACCCATTTCAGCTGCAGCACCACCTTGTCGGCGGCCATCGCCTGGGCAGCAGCCAGCGTCATCGCGCTTGCCATCATTGCAACCATCAACTTTTTCATTTTCTTGTCCTTACCCTCTGAAGTTATGCCCGAACCCCATTTGCGAGGCCCGCGCGCGTCTAGCCACCACGGATAGACGGATGCCAGAATGTCACCGCCCGTTCGGTCAGGGCGATGATGCCATAAAAGATCGATCCGGCCAGCGCCGCGATGGCGATTTCCGCCCAAACCATGTCGACATTCATGCGGCCGATCTCGGTGGAGATGCGGAAGCCCATGCCGACGATCGGCGTCCCGAAGAATTCGGCAACGATGGCACCAATCAGCGCCAGCGTCGAGTTGATCTTCAGTGCGTTGAAAATGAAGGGCATGGCGGCCGGTAGCTTGAGCTTGAGCAGCGTCTGCCAGTCGCTCGAGGCATAGGTGCGCATCAGATCGCGCTCCATGCTGCCGGAGGCGGCAAGGCCGGCGACGGTATTCACCAGCATCGGGAAGAAGGTCATGATGATGACGACGGCGGCTTTCGACGGCCAGTCGAAGCCGAACCACATAACCATCACGGGTGCCACGCCGATGATCGGCAGGGCCGACACCATGTTGCCGATCGGCAGCAGGCCGCGGCGCAGGAAGGTGATGCGGTCGGCCAGTACGGCGACGACAAAGCCGCTGAGGCAGCCGACGATGTAACCGATCAGCACCGCCTTGAAGATCGTCTGCCTGACGTCGGCACCGAGGATCGGCAGGGAGGCCACGATACGGGCGCCGATGGCGCTCGGCGGCGGCAGGATGATGAAGGGAATGCCGGCGCCGCGCGTCGCGGCTTCCCAGAGGATGAGGATCCAGGCGCCGAAGATCGCCGGGATCAGCAGCTGGAGCGCCGATTTGCCGAAAGCAGTGACTGGCTGCAGTTTCGACAGTTCGGTGACGCATCGCCAGGCAAGCAGCCAGCAGGAAAACAGCAGCAGGAAATAAGCCCGCGTTGCCATGCCCTCATTGCCGGAGAGAGCGGAAAGCAGCATCCAGGCGGCGCCATGCGCGCCGATGAACAGTACGGTGGCGCGATAGGCCGGAGGCTGCGGTGCAAAGGACAGCAGGGCCGCCGCAACGACGATGGTGAAGACAAGGCTTGCCGTGCCGTCGGTGAAGGGCTGCGCCGCGCCTTCGGCCAAAAGCGGCAGGGTGACAAGCGCTGCCATGCAGAAGAGGAGGGCGGTCACGCCCTGCCAGGAGAAGGTCAGGTGTCTCATGCTGGCCTCCCGCCCATGGCGCGATCGACGATCTTCGCCGCAAGGCCGACGATCGCAACCAGGATGCCCGCCAGCAGCGAGCCGGCGACGAGAGCCGCCCAGATATCGATGGTCTGGCTGTAATAGGAGCCGGCAAGCAGCTTCGAGCCGATCCCGGCAACCGCACCGGTCGGCAGCTCGCCGACGATGGCGCCGACGAGGCTGGCGGCGATCGCCACTTTCATCGAGGTGAAGAGGAAGGGGATCGAGGCCGGAACCCGCAACTTCCAGAAGGTCTGCGTCGGGCTGGCATAATAGGTGCGCATCAGGTCGAGATGCATGAGTTCGGGTGACCGCAAGCCCTTCACCATGCCGACGGCGACGGGGAAGAAGGAGAGGTAGGTGGAGATCAGCGCCTTAGAGACGAGGCGGGAAGCGTCGGAATCGAGGTTCAGGAGATGCGCAAGCGCATTGTCGCCGGTCAGTACATTGTAGGAGATGATGACGATCATCGGCGCGATGGCCAGGATCGGTATGGTCTGGCTCGCCACCAGCCAAGGCATCAGCGAGCGGTCCATGGCGCGGTTATGCACGATCAGCACCGCAAGAAGAATGCCGAGCAGCATGCCGAAGCCGAAGCCGAGCAGGGTGGAGGAGAGGGTTACCCAGCTGTGATAGACGAGGCTGCGATTGCTCGAAAGGCTGCGCAGCACGGTGTTCTCATAGACGTTCTGCGCCACCTGATGCGGCGCCGGCAGGATCGGTTTCG from Rhizobium sp. BT03 harbors:
- a CDS encoding ABC transporter substrate-binding protein, with the translated sequence MKKLMVAMMASAMTLAAAQAMAADKVVLQLKWVTQSQFGGYYVAKDKGFYKEEGLDVDIKPGGPDIAPEQVIAGGGADVIVDWMGGALVAREKGVPLVNIAQPYQKSGLEMICRKDGPVKTEADFKGHTLGVWFFGNEYPFFAWMNKLGLSTEGGANGVTVLKQSFDVQPLVQKQADCISVMTYNEYWQAIDAGFKPEELTVFNYTEMGNDLLEDGLYAMEDKLKDPAFKEKMVKFVRASMKGWKYATENPDEAAEIVMDNGGQDENHQKRMMGEVAKLVGDGSGKLDEALYARTAKALLDQKIISKEPSGAWTHDITDAASK
- a CDS encoding ABC transporter permease — its product is MRHLTFSWQGVTALLFCMAALVTLPLLAEGAAQPFTDGTASLVFTIVVAAALLSFAPQPPAYRATVLFIGAHGAAWMLLSALSGNEGMATRAYFLLLFSCWLLAWRCVTELSKLQPVTAFGKSALQLLIPAIFGAWILILWEAATRGAGIPFIILPPPSAIGARIVASLPILGADVRQTIFKAVLIGYIVGCLSGFVVAVLADRITFLRRGLLPIGNMVSALPIIGVAPVMVMWFGFDWPSKAAVVIIMTFFPMLVNTVAGLAASGSMERDLMRTYASSDWQTLLKLKLPAAMPFIFNALKINSTLALIGAIVAEFFGTPIVGMGFRISTEIGRMNVDMVWAEIAIAALAGSIFYGIIALTERAVTFWHPSIRGG
- a CDS encoding ABC transporter permease, which gives rise to MKSDTLKNKIIPVTTILLALIAIWYVAAVLMNAPFQRDMDSRAGATPTTLEFIGKTLAQPKPILPAPHQVAQNVYENTVLRSLSSNRSLVYHSWVTLSSTLLGFGFGMLLGILLAVLIVHNRAMDRSLMPWLVASQTIPILAIAPMIVIISYNVLTGDNALAHLLNLDSDASRLVSKALISTYLSFFPVAVGMVKGLRSPELMHLDLMRTYYASPTQTFWKLRVPASIPFLFTSMKVAIAASLVGAIVGELPTGAVAGIGSKLLAGSYYSQTIDIWAALVAGSLLAGILVAIVGLAAKIVDRAMGGRPA
- a CDS encoding efflux RND transporter periplasmic adaptor subunit, translated to MARKPIGILGAVTLFAAALAASTAFSQEKPVEKPQQNLPAIVVTKAVNRTLVDRVIGTGTIKPVEEVYIQPQVEGLSIRTLKADIGDKVEAESTLATLNDDALVLEKSQMMATKAKGEASLAQLRAQLIEAQANAEQARQQQARAQEMVKKGTVSTAQVEQADATAAAANARVVSAEQAIEVAEADLKVFDSQIADADLKLARTDVKTPVAGTVSAKNAKVGAIAAGNGDPLFTLIRDGDVELVAEVAESDIVRVVAGQKATISLSGSREKLSGAVRLVSPTVDPTTRLGLVHISIDDDSKARSGMYGSAEIIVRETEGVSLPLTAVLTGNEGSSARKVEDGVVKFAKVETGIQDGAYVEIVDGLKSGDEVVAKAGAYVRDGDHITPVREQPPASN
- a CDS encoding efflux RND transporter permease subunit; this translates as MNFSAWSIRNPIAPLLAFCLLIFIGMQSFNKLPITRFPNIDVPLVSISVTQSGASPAELEMQVTKEIEDAIASITGIDEIQSTVTDGSSQTNVMFRMEVPTEQAVQDVKDAIDRIRSDLPATAETPIVTKVDVEGQAIQTFAVSSPDMSLEELSWFVDDTVKRSLQGQAGIGRVDRYGGAEREVRIELTPGKLDAYGITAASVNQQLRGTNIDLGSGRGQVAGSEQAIRVLGDARNVAELADTTIALPNGRFVKLSDLGVIKDTYEEPKSFSRFNDTPVVTFGVFRSKGASEVSVAETVAQSLDKVRSENPNVKIELIDDSVYFTYGNYEAAIHTLLEGALLAVIVVLLFLRNWRATLISAIALPLSAIPTFWVMDMMGFSLNLVSFLALTLATGILVDDAIVEIENIARHIKMGKTPYRAAIEAADEIGLAVIATTFTIIAVFVPVSFMPGIPGQYFIQFGLTVAFSVFFSLMVARLITPMMAAYLMRAEDGVDDHHDNDGLLMKGYTRLVTGTTRKWYWRYTTLIVAFVFTVGSVISLFMFVPGSFLPPEDASRIVLSVELPPNARLDDTEKTTDAIYERVKDINGVESVFVLGGASPKGDLELRRATITLALHKLDQSLIKKMVNDGLGRIPLIGPMLPKVEVHGRERPQWDIEKEVFAKLRDIPDVHILKLNDRGERDLSFNFLSKNEKDLNDAVGILESKLRADPLLANVSADGALPRPELQVYPRKDEAARLGITPQQISETIRVATIGDVDAALAKISLDDRQIPIRVQAAVDMRRDLSAIRALKIQTASGGTVPLASVANIDYSEGVSSIKRNNRYRVVAIGSDLPQGVALDTASARFREIVKAANIPATVHLAESGDTKVQSEMQQSFVNAMLMGLLLVLTVLILLFKDVIQPFTILLSLPLAIGGVAAALIITSNPLSMPVMIGILMLMGVVTKNAILLVDFAIEMRHQGMARVEAMVEAGRKRARPIIMTSIAMSAGMLPSALGVGEGGSFRAPMAIAVIGGIIVSTVLSLVVVPSFFLIMDDLSRLLGWMFGRLVGRKDEEELPLSREDLTRVTRENREDIDSLEERLTAIETPESKRKNTKGNDTNVLRLPPFAAE